One stretch of Fibrobacter sp. UWH6 DNA includes these proteins:
- a CDS encoding Rrf2 family transcriptional regulator: MRISTKGRYALRVMIDLARNGRENYVKLQELSSRQQISEKYLEGILGTLVRGKLLEGARGKGGGYKLKCNPAECSVWDILSKTETSVAPVACLDDEINSCDRADFCVTLPVWKELDSMIRGYLESVKLDQFVRGVEGTDGKVPDDKVWSCGL, from the coding sequence ATGAGGATTTCTACAAAAGGTCGCTACGCTCTTCGAGTCATGATTGACTTGGCCAGGAATGGCCGCGAAAATTATGTGAAACTGCAGGAACTTTCTTCCCGACAGCAAATTTCCGAGAAGTACCTGGAAGGAATTTTGGGAACCTTGGTCCGTGGAAAACTTCTGGAAGGCGCCCGCGGAAAGGGTGGCGGGTATAAGCTGAAATGTAATCCTGCGGAATGTAGCGTCTGGGATATCCTTTCCAAGACCGAAACCTCGGTGGCGCCTGTGGCCTGCCTGGATGACGAGATAAATTCTTGCGACCGTGCGGATTTCTGCGTGACGCTTCCTGTGTGGAAGGAGCTGGATTCCATGATCCGCGGCTATCTTGAAAGTGTAAAGCTGGACCAGTTTGTCAGGGGCGTCGAAGGAACCGATGGAAAGGTTCCCGATGACAAGGTCTGGAGTTGTGGGCTGTAA
- a CDS encoding FISUMP domain-containing protein, with the protein MMKILPFLAITATFVLTACEDFHKCKFSDDQTSLKCSENVYKVVNANGKKWFAQNANFYTDFSYCYGDDFKMCFDYGRLYTWAAAKKACPLGWHVPTKAEYESLIASGEFAKLNVVNAGFRYHEDNYVDRDKSARIWIDDEYDAVRAYMLNISDNGIITVEHFNKDIAASVRCIED; encoded by the coding sequence ATGATGAAAATTCTTCCCTTCTTGGCAATTACCGCAACCTTCGTCCTTACCGCCTGCGAAGACTTCCATAAATGCAAATTCAGCGATGATCAAACATCCTTGAAATGTAGCGAGAATGTCTATAAAGTCGTGAATGCGAATGGGAAAAAGTGGTTTGCACAGAATGCCAATTTCTACACGGATTTCAGCTACTGCTATGGCGATGATTTCAAGATGTGTTTTGACTATGGTCGCCTTTATACTTGGGCTGCCGCAAAGAAGGCTTGTCCTCTTGGCTGGCATGTTCCTACAAAAGCTGAGTATGAATCTCTGATTGCGTCCGGTGAATTTGCAAAGCTGAATGTGGTTAATGCAGGCTTCCGTTACCATGAAGACAACTATGTGGATCGCGACAAGTCGGCTCGCATTTGGATTGATGACGAGTACGATGCGGTTCGCGCCTATATGCTGAACATCAGTGATAACGGCATCATTACCGTGGAACACTTCAACAAGGATATTGCTGCGTCTGTCCGCTGCATCGAAGACTAG
- a CDS encoding heavy metal translocating P-type ATPase, whose protein sequence is MQKFNVTGMSCAACVARVEKAVNSVEGVENCAVSLLTNSMNVEGTADSAAIIRAVEKAGYKANVQKSAGEPSSENATGIANDTGNAAGTADALESVATAEINILKRRLIASLIFLLPLLYFSMGHMMFGWPLPDWFMSPDKNHVAMGLVQLILAGIILVINQKFFINGFRGLLHRAPNMDSLVALGAGASYLYSIAVIFAMSRAQVVGGVSAAETWMDNYYFEGAATIVTLITVGKLLEAISKGKTTNALKSLMKLAPQQATIEEDGVEKIVPIEKVQVGSIFIVKPGENIPVDGMVLEGSSAVNESALTGESLPIDKNIGDTVTSATLNQSGYLKCRATRVGKDTTLSQIIQLVSDAAATKAPISKIADRVAGIFVPTVIGIAIVTFAVWFFVGAEIGFSLARAITVLVISCPCALGLATPVAIMVGNGVGAKHGILFKTSAALENTGRTQIVALDKTGTITKGEPKVTDIIVADNVSRSDLMNIAKCIESKSEHPLAKAILNYEGGELSSAASDTTSSANLVIENFEALPGNGLLGTINGQQVFAGSLKFIASAVNVSSAMTTAAHKLAESGKTPLLFAKGNSLLGIIAVADTLKDGSKQAIAELKSMGVHVVMLTGDNERTANAIAKEAGVDEVVAGVLPDGKEAIIQKLQEHGHVTMVGDGINDAPALTRADVGMAIGAGADVAIDAADVVLVKSNLLDVPAAIRLSRASIRNIHENLFWAFIYNVIGIPLAAGCYYKLFGWSLNATFAALAMSLSSFCVVTNALRLNFANIGSSHRDKKLKKSISGKIIKVNDEPSAELETADTPETNVLPEASKPEDTPMTKTFTVEGMMCSHCEAAVKKALEAIPGVDTAKANHKTNSVEVTFSEKVPVETIKKVITTAGYEFKN, encoded by the coding sequence ATGCAAAAATTCAATGTTACAGGAATGAGTTGCGCCGCCTGCGTGGCCCGTGTCGAAAAGGCAGTGAACAGCGTAGAGGGCGTAGAAAATTGCGCCGTCAGTCTATTGACGAATTCCATGAACGTGGAAGGTACCGCCGACTCCGCAGCCATTATCCGCGCCGTAGAAAAAGCAGGTTACAAGGCAAACGTGCAAAAAAGCGCAGGCGAGCCATCGAGCGAGAACGCCACAGGGATTGCGAACGATACAGGGAACGCAGCCGGAACCGCCGACGCCCTGGAAAGTGTAGCCACCGCAGAAATCAACATTTTGAAACGTCGCCTGATTGCCTCCCTTATTTTCTTACTGCCGTTGCTTTACTTCAGCATGGGCCACATGATGTTTGGCTGGCCCCTGCCCGATTGGTTCATGTCTCCCGACAAGAATCACGTAGCCATGGGTTTGGTGCAACTGATTTTAGCAGGCATCATCCTTGTCATAAACCAGAAATTTTTCATCAATGGTTTCAGGGGATTGCTTCACCGCGCACCCAACATGGACTCCCTGGTGGCACTCGGTGCAGGAGCCTCATACCTTTATAGCATCGCCGTTATTTTCGCCATGAGCCGCGCCCAAGTCGTCGGCGGGGTTTCCGCTGCAGAAACCTGGATGGACAACTACTACTTTGAAGGTGCCGCAACCATCGTCACCCTCATTACCGTAGGCAAGTTACTGGAAGCAATCTCCAAGGGCAAGACAACCAACGCCTTGAAGAGCCTAATGAAACTGGCCCCGCAGCAGGCAACGATTGAAGAAGACGGCGTAGAAAAAATCGTCCCCATCGAAAAAGTTCAGGTGGGATCCATTTTCATTGTGAAGCCCGGCGAAAATATTCCTGTAGACGGCATGGTCTTGGAAGGTTCTTCTGCCGTTAACGAATCCGCATTAACCGGCGAAAGCCTGCCTATCGACAAGAACATCGGCGACACCGTTACTTCGGCCACATTGAATCAGTCTGGTTATTTGAAGTGCCGCGCCACCCGCGTCGGGAAGGACACGACCCTTTCCCAAATTATTCAGCTGGTCAGCGATGCCGCTGCAACAAAGGCTCCCATTTCAAAAATTGCAGATCGCGTTGCAGGCATTTTTGTTCCGACGGTCATTGGAATCGCCATTGTCACTTTCGCCGTATGGTTTTTCGTCGGCGCAGAAATCGGGTTTTCTCTAGCCCGTGCCATTACGGTGCTTGTCATTAGCTGCCCCTGCGCCTTGGGCCTTGCCACCCCAGTGGCCATTATGGTAGGCAACGGTGTGGGCGCCAAGCATGGCATTCTTTTCAAGACTTCCGCCGCACTTGAAAATACAGGCAGGACTCAAATTGTTGCGTTGGATAAAACCGGTACCATTACTAAAGGCGAACCCAAGGTAACCGACATCATCGTCGCCGACAATGTTTCCAGAAGCGATTTAATGAACATCGCCAAGTGCATTGAAAGCAAGAGCGAACATCCGTTGGCAAAGGCGATTTTGAATTACGAAGGCGGCGAATTGAGCAGCGCAGCCTCCGACACGACTTCCAGCGCAAATCTTGTGATTGAAAATTTTGAGGCGTTGCCTGGAAACGGTTTGCTGGGAACGATAAACGGCCAGCAAGTTTTTGCAGGAAGCTTGAAGTTCATCGCAAGCGCAGTGAATGTATCCAGTGCCATGACTACCGCAGCCCACAAGCTGGCAGAATCTGGTAAGACTCCCCTGCTATTCGCCAAGGGCAATTCTCTGCTGGGGATAATCGCCGTCGCAGACACCTTGAAGGATGGCAGCAAGCAGGCCATTGCGGAACTGAAAAGCATGGGCGTTCATGTGGTGATGCTCACCGGCGATAACGAACGTACAGCAAACGCCATCGCAAAAGAAGCAGGCGTAGATGAAGTTGTCGCAGGGGTTCTTCCCGACGGAAAGGAAGCCATCATCCAGAAACTGCAAGAACATGGCCACGTCACCATGGTTGGTGACGGCATCAACGATGCCCCGGCCCTGACCCGGGCAGACGTAGGTATGGCCATCGGGGCAGGGGCCGACGTGGCCATTGACGCCGCCGACGTAGTTCTCGTCAAGAGCAATCTTCTGGACGTTCCCGCAGCCATCCGCCTGAGCCGTGCCTCCATCAGGAACATTCACGAAAATCTCTTCTGGGCATTCATCTACAACGTCATCGGAATCCCTCTGGCGGCAGGCTGCTACTACAAGCTTTTCGGATGGAGCCTGAACGCAACATTTGCCGCCCTCGCCATGAGCCTTTCCAGTTTCTGCGTGGTCACCAACGCATTGCGTTTGAATTTCGCAAACATCGGCAGTTCCCATAGGGACAAAAAGCTGAAGAAATCCATTTCAGGAAAAATTATCAAAGTCAACGACGAACCTTCTGCAGAACTAGAAACCGCAGACACCCCCGAAACCAACGTGCTCCCCGAAGCATCAAAACCAGAGGACACTCCCATGACCAAAACATTCACCGTCGAAGGCATGATGTGCAGCCATTGCGAAGCCGCCGTAAAAAAGGCGCTGGAAGCAATCCCCGGCGTAGACACCGCCAAGGCCAATCACAAGACAAACTCCGTAGAAGTCACCTTTTCCGAAAAGGTTCCTGTCGAAACTATTAAGAAAGTTATAACCACCGCGGGCTACGAATTCAAGAATTAA
- a CDS encoding metal-sensing transcriptional repressor, which produces MKKEKCCCSCKKKERENSEIKSLMTRLNRIEGQVKGIRNMIENDAYCTDVLVQVSAVNAALNAFSKTLLANHIKTCVANDIRAGKDEVIDDLLNTLQKMMK; this is translated from the coding sequence ATGAAAAAAGAAAAATGTTGCTGTTCCTGCAAGAAAAAGGAACGAGAAAATTCCGAAATCAAGAGCCTCATGACCCGTCTGAACCGCATTGAGGGGCAGGTCAAGGGCATTCGAAACATGATTGAAAATGACGCCTACTGCACCGACGTTCTGGTACAGGTGTCCGCCGTCAACGCTGCGTTAAACGCATTTAGCAAGACTTTGCTAGCAAACCATATCAAGACCTGCGTTGCAAATGATATCCGAGCTGGCAAGGACGAGGTCATCGACGACCTGTTGAACACGCTTCAGAAAATGATGAAATAG
- the mnmA gene encoding tRNA 2-thiouridine(34) synthase MnmA: protein MESSKKRVAVGLSGGVDSALSAYLLKKQGYEVIGVTMATWDGSIKNMPHVEGREGCFGPGEDENIAQAKTVAERLGIPHYTVSVTEEYKRQVLDYFRAEYRAGRTPNPCVRCNQNIKFGALHSATRRMGVEFDYFATGHYARIEFKNPKEPFLYAALDDSKDQTYFLSRLTAEQLSTVIFPLGGMKKTDVKALAAEIGWVDFATKKESQDFLECGDYTVLFDESDNKPGDFVDMNGKVLGQHKGIIHYTIGQRKGLNIGGLPEPYFVVSIDVKKNQVILGPRSVMNCVDVNAEELNLMVDEDSPLLQQPLTAHIRLGHKGSLARITSLDVNAGTISVHFDEPQFASAPGQILVLYAGQGIVASGIITK, encoded by the coding sequence ATGGAATCCTCTAAGAAACGTGTGGCCGTAGGCCTTTCCGGTGGTGTTGACTCTGCTCTTTCTGCTTATCTTCTGAAAAAACAGGGCTACGAAGTCATTGGCGTAACCATGGCCACGTGGGATGGCTCTATCAAGAACATGCCCCATGTGGAAGGTCGTGAAGGTTGCTTTGGTCCTGGTGAAGATGAAAATATCGCCCAGGCGAAGACTGTGGCAGAACGCCTTGGCATACCGCATTATACTGTTTCTGTGACTGAAGAATACAAACGTCAGGTTTTGGATTATTTCCGTGCGGAGTACCGTGCTGGTCGTACCCCCAATCCTTGCGTCCGCTGCAATCAGAATATTAAATTTGGCGCCTTGCATTCAGCTACCCGCCGCATGGGTGTGGAATTCGATTATTTCGCTACCGGTCACTATGCCCGCATAGAATTCAAGAATCCCAAGGAACCTTTCCTTTATGCTGCCTTGGACGATTCCAAGGATCAGACCTACTTCCTTTCCCGCTTGACAGCAGAACAGCTGTCTACCGTGATCTTCCCTCTGGGTGGAATGAAGAAGACCGACGTGAAGGCTTTGGCTGCAGAAATCGGCTGGGTGGATTTTGCCACCAAGAAAGAAAGCCAGGATTTTTTGGAATGCGGTGACTACACAGTTCTCTTTGATGAATCCGACAACAAGCCTGGTGACTTTGTGGACATGAACGGTAAGGTTCTTGGCCAACACAAGGGTATCATTCATTATACCATCGGTCAGCGCAAGGGCTTGAATATTGGTGGTCTTCCTGAACCTTACTTTGTTGTAAGTATCGATGTGAAAAAGAACCAGGTGATTCTTGGTCCCCGTAGTGTTATGAACTGCGTGGACGTAAATGCCGAAGAATTGAACCTGATGGTGGACGAAGATTCTCCGTTGTTGCAGCAACCTTTGACCGCTCATATCCGCTTGGGCCACAAGGGTTCTTTGGCTCGAATTACATCGCTGGATGTGAACGCCGGAACAATTAGCGTTCATTTTGACGAGCCGCAGTTCGCTTCTGCTCCCGGACAGATTCTGGTGCTGTACGCCGGTCAGGGAATTGTAGCTTCGGGAATTATCACAAAGTAG
- the cysK gene encoding cysteine synthase A: protein MSKIYTSADQLIGHTPLLELTHIEAANNLGAKVLAKLEYFNPAGSVKDRIAKGILDDAEKSGKLKPGAVIIEPTSGNTGIGLASVAAARGYRIIIVMPETMSVERRQIIKAYGAELVLTEGAKGMKGAIARANELAAEIPNSFIPGQFVNPANPATHRATTGPEIWEDTDGKVDIFVAGVGTGGTVTGVGEYLKSQNPNVKVVAVEPASSPVLSKGVAGAHKIQGIGAGFVPDTLNTKVYDEIIAVENEAAFEAGREIGHKEGVLVGISSGAALWAAKELAKRPENKGKTIVALLPDTGDRYLSTALFAE from the coding sequence ATGTCAAAAATTTATACTTCTGCAGATCAGCTGATTGGTCACACTCCTCTTCTGGAACTTACTCACATCGAAGCCGCTAACAATCTCGGTGCGAAGGTTCTGGCAAAGCTTGAATATTTTAACCCCGCAGGTTCCGTGAAGGACCGTATCGCCAAGGGTATTCTGGATGACGCCGAAAAGTCCGGCAAGCTGAAACCCGGTGCAGTGATTATCGAACCGACCTCCGGTAACACTGGCATTGGCCTTGCTTCCGTTGCTGCAGCCCGCGGCTACCGCATCATCATCGTGATGCCCGAAACCATGAGCGTTGAACGCCGCCAGATTATCAAGGCCTACGGTGCAGAACTTGTTCTTACCGAAGGGGCCAAGGGCATGAAGGGTGCTATCGCCCGTGCCAACGAACTGGCTGCAGAAATTCCCAACAGTTTTATTCCTGGCCAGTTCGTGAATCCCGCAAACCCGGCTACTCACCGCGCCACTACCGGCCCGGAAATCTGGGAAGACACCGACGGTAAGGTGGATATCTTTGTTGCCGGTGTGGGTACCGGTGGTACCGTCACGGGCGTTGGCGAATATCTGAAGTCCCAGAACCCCAACGTGAAGGTTGTTGCTGTGGAACCCGCTTCCTCTCCGGTACTTTCCAAGGGTGTTGCTGGCGCTCACAAGATCCAGGGCATTGGCGCAGGTTTCGTTCCTGACACCTTGAACACCAAGGTCTACGACGAAATCATCGCAGTAGAAAACGAAGCCGCATTCGAAGCTGGTCGCGAAATCGGCCACAAGGAAGGCGTGCTGGTGGGCATTTCTTCTGGTGCCGCTCTCTGGGCTGCCAAGGAACTGGCAAAGCGTCCGGAAAACAAGGGCAAGACCATCGTGGCCCTGCTCCCGGATACCGGCGACCGCTACCTTTCTACCGCACTGTTCGCTGAATAA
- a CDS encoding O-acetylhomoserine aminocarboxypropyltransferase/cysteine synthase family protein, with the protein MSQNLHFETLQLHVGQESADPATDSRAVPIYATTSYVFHNSQHAADRFGLRDAGNIYGRLTNSTQGVFEQRIAALEGGSAALAVASGAAAITYAIEALAQAGDHVVAQKTIYGGSYNLLKHTLAPFGVSTSFVDTHNLAEVEAAIKENTKILYLETLGNPNSDVSDIDALIELGHKHGLAVIVDNTFGTPFLFRPIEHGADVVVHSATKFIGGHGTTLGGIIIESGKTNWKSGKFPTIANPNVSYHGVSFADAVPGAAFVTYIRAILLRDQGAAISPFAAWALIQGTETLSLRIERHVENTKKVVEFLSKHPKVASVSHPSLPSHPDHENFKKYFPKGGASIFTFEIKGGQAEAWKFIDSLKIFSLLANVADVKSLVIHPYTTTHSELNEEEFKEQNITPSTIRLSIGTEHIDDIIADLEQALAAV; encoded by the coding sequence ATGTCTCAGAATCTTCATTTTGAAACTCTTCAGCTTCACGTTGGCCAGGAATCCGCAGACCCCGCAACCGATTCTCGCGCAGTTCCTATTTACGCAACCACCTCTTACGTTTTCCACAACTCCCAGCATGCCGCTGACCGTTTCGGCCTTCGCGATGCCGGTAACATTTACGGTCGCTTGACAAACTCCACCCAGGGCGTTTTTGAACAGCGTATCGCTGCCCTGGAAGGTGGTTCCGCTGCCCTCGCCGTTGCATCTGGCGCCGCTGCCATTACTTATGCCATTGAAGCTCTCGCTCAGGCTGGCGATCACGTGGTTGCCCAGAAGACCATTTACGGTGGCTCCTACAACTTGCTGAAGCACACCTTGGCACCTTTCGGCGTAAGCACTTCTTTCGTTGACACTCACAACCTCGCTGAAGTTGAAGCCGCCATCAAGGAAAACACTAAGATCCTTTACCTGGAAACTCTCGGCAACCCCAACTCTGACGTTTCCGATATCGACGCTCTTATCGAACTTGGCCACAAGCACGGCCTCGCTGTTATCGTTGACAACACCTTCGGTACTCCGTTCCTGTTCCGCCCCATTGAACACGGCGCAGACGTAGTTGTTCATTCCGCTACCAAGTTCATCGGCGGTCATGGTACAACTCTCGGCGGTATCATCATTGAATCTGGCAAGACCAACTGGAAGTCCGGCAAGTTCCCCACCATCGCTAACCCCAACGTTAGCTACCACGGTGTAAGCTTTGCCGATGCAGTTCCGGGTGCCGCATTCGTGACCTACATCCGCGCAATCCTCCTCCGCGACCAGGGCGCTGCAATTTCCCCGTTTGCTGCATGGGCTCTCATCCAGGGTACTGAAACTTTGTCCCTGCGTATCGAACGCCACGTTGAAAACACCAAGAAGGTTGTGGAATTCCTTTCCAAGCACCCCAAGGTTGCTTCCGTTAGCCACCCGAGCCTGCCGTCTCATCCGGACCACGAAAACTTCAAGAAGTATTTCCCCAAGGGTGGCGCCTCCATCTTTACTTTCGAAATCAAGGGCGGTCAGGCCGAAGCCTGGAAGTTCATTGATAGCCTGAAGATCTTTAGCCTCTTGGCAAACGTTGCCGACGTGAAGAGCCTGGTGATTCATCCGTACACCACCACTCATTCCGAACTGAACGAAGAAGAATTCAAGGAACAGAATATCACTCCGTCCACCATCCGCCTCTCCATCGGTACCGAACACATCGATGACATCATCGCCGACTTGGAACAGGCATTGGCCGCAGTTTAA
- a CDS encoding threonine/serine exporter ThrE family protein — translation MGIDIDITSVSSGNATVLIGACFAIVLFLIIYEAFITKKGMGTSASPLSEILEQQENQEFIVCKMIAEFAATLAACGATSMQVLSSVAYLSTHFGIHAEVTGLPQHILLCAVDDKRQKTYTINQKIKENPLDFDRIILLNHLAKETVTENYSPEIFYEKFQKILVVKRLHPNFVLVLASLANASFCRLFNGDFISMAIVATATACGFYLRRTLCSRFKLDFRMGTILAATISTVIGTSGYVFQIGETPNVALATSILYLVPGIPYINSLSNLLNGMFLGCISQFFKGAILTICLSLGFCVGLVLTNLHFF, via the coding sequence ATGGGAATTGATATTGACATCACTAGCGTTTCCTCTGGAAATGCAACCGTTCTTATAGGCGCATGTTTTGCAATCGTACTTTTCCTGATTATTTATGAAGCATTTATCACGAAGAAAGGGATGGGGACGAGCGCCTCGCCGCTTTCTGAAATTCTTGAACAACAGGAGAATCAGGAATTCATTGTTTGCAAAATGATTGCGGAGTTTGCGGCGACGCTGGCTGCTTGCGGTGCGACCAGTATGCAGGTTTTGTCCAGCGTGGCGTACCTTTCGACCCACTTTGGAATTCATGCCGAAGTGACTGGCTTGCCGCAGCATATTCTCCTTTGCGCTGTAGATGATAAACGACAGAAAACTTATACCATCAACCAGAAGATCAAGGAGAATCCCCTTGACTTTGACAGGATTATTTTGCTGAATCATCTTGCCAAGGAAACGGTGACAGAAAATTATTCTCCCGAAATTTTCTATGAAAAGTTCCAGAAGATTCTTGTGGTAAAAAGGCTGCATCCAAATTTTGTTCTTGTGCTGGCGAGCCTTGCCAACGCTTCGTTCTGCAGGCTGTTCAACGGGGACTTTATTTCCATGGCCATTGTGGCTACAGCGACTGCCTGCGGATTTTACTTGCGAAGAACTTTGTGCTCGCGGTTCAAACTGGATTTTAGAATGGGTACGATTTTGGCGGCTACCATTTCTACGGTCATTGGCACCAGCGGCTATGTTTTTCAGATTGGAGAAACACCTAATGTGGCTCTCGCTACAAGCATCCTTTACCTGGTTCCGGGAATCCCGTATATTAATTCGCTTAGCAATTTGCTGAATGGAATGTTCCTGGGTTGCATCAGCCAGTTTTTTAAGGGCGCCATTCTAACTATCTGCCTATCGCTAGGTTTTTGCGTAGGCCTTGTTCTCACCAACCTTCATTTCTTCTAA
- a CDS encoding FKBP-type peptidyl-prolyl cis-trans isomerase, whose translation MSKLKIFTAVLVLAVCNALAIPFKVETVKEGAGDTIRAGQLIKVHYKGYLYLDSAKILAEKNRVLDSLRLADSLRLANDLGSAQVAGVTQVDTTKLLDKASADSSAAESAAAESTESEGQQPFANSYEQGEPLEFTLGMGMVIQGWEKGLVGMKVGEIRKMYVPYQMAYGENSLEGIPAYSDLYFEVELVGAEKPMEPDVFPKNVEGLKWREAGKGLKIYDEKVGSGKPTAIGSVLKTHYTGWLLSGRKFGSSKDLGKPLQVVLGAGKMIKGWEIGLDGMREGGVRWFRVSPNMGYGATAYSMIPSNSTLIFKVELVSSEIDESLAESMDFFPDTTTLTFENGPEGLRYAVIKQGEEGAEPAQKGQNAHVHYTGWLTNGYKFDSSRDRGQVFSFPLGGGRVIRGWELGVQGMLPGEKRILIVPPGLGYGSRGAGPIPGGSTLIFAVEYLGQD comes from the coding sequence ATGTCGAAATTGAAGATTTTTACAGCTGTTCTTGTTTTGGCCGTTTGTAATGCCCTTGCTATCCCTTTCAAGGTGGAAACCGTCAAGGAAGGTGCTGGCGATACAATCCGTGCAGGTCAGCTGATCAAGGTTCACTATAAGGGTTATCTCTATTTGGACAGTGCTAAGATTCTGGCCGAGAAGAATAGGGTTTTGGATTCCCTGCGCTTGGCCGATTCCCTTCGCCTGGCCAATGACCTGGGTTCTGCCCAGGTGGCTGGTGTGACACAAGTTGACACGACTAAGCTGTTGGATAAGGCTTCTGCCGATAGTTCTGCTGCCGAAAGCGCCGCTGCGGAATCTACCGAGTCCGAAGGTCAGCAGCCTTTTGCCAACTCCTACGAACAGGGCGAACCGCTGGAATTTACCCTTGGCATGGGCATGGTCATTCAGGGCTGGGAAAAGGGCCTTGTGGGCATGAAGGTTGGCGAAATCCGCAAGATGTATGTCCCTTATCAGATGGCCTACGGCGAAAATTCCCTGGAAGGCATTCCCGCCTATTCCGACCTGTATTTCGAGGTGGAACTGGTGGGTGCCGAAAAGCCCATGGAACCGGATGTGTTCCCCAAGAATGTAGAAGGTCTCAAGTGGCGTGAAGCAGGCAAGGGCTTGAAGATTTATGACGAAAAGGTGGGCTCCGGTAAGCCTACCGCAATCGGTTCCGTCCTGAAGACCCATTATACTGGCTGGCTCCTTTCTGGTCGTAAGTTCGGCAGTTCCAAGGATCTCGGCAAGCCCCTGCAGGTTGTACTTGGCGCAGGCAAGATGATCAAGGGTTGGGAAATTGGTCTGGATGGTATGCGTGAAGGTGGCGTCCGCTGGTTCAGGGTTTCCCCGAACATGGGCTATGGCGCAACAGCTTACTCCATGATTCCTTCCAACTCCACGCTGATCTTTAAGGTGGAACTGGTCTCTTCTGAAATTGATGAATCCTTGGCTGAATCCATGGACTTCTTCCCGGATACCACGACGCTCACTTTCGAAAATGGTCCCGAAGGCCTGCGTTATGCGGTAATCAAGCAGGGCGAAGAAGGGGCTGAACCTGCCCAGAAGGGTCAGAATGCCCACGTCCATTATACCGGCTGGCTTACCAACGGTTACAAGTTCGATAGCTCCCGTGATCGTGGCCAGGTGTTTAGCTTCCCCTTGGGTGGCGGTCGCGTGATTCGCGGTTGGGAACTGGGCGTGCAGGGCATGCTTCCCGGCGAAAAGCGCATCTTGATCGTGCCTCCTGGACTGGGCTATGGCAGCCGCGGAGCAGGTCCCATTCCTGGCGGTTCTACGCTGATCTTTGCCGTGGAATATCTGGGACAGGATTAA